One bacterium genomic region harbors:
- the pyrH gene encoding UMP kinase translates to MLDTSPNELRIISLGGSLVVPQGVGIDLGFLHEFKRSLERAIARGQRFAVVVGGGSVAREYQSAARELSELSDEDADWLGIHATRLNAHLLRTIFKDVAHPRVFSSEGDIVAVAEPLTIGAGWRPGWSTDYVAVAIAAKLGARRIANLSNTDYVYERDPREDPTAKKLARISWHEYRLLIPREWRPGLNTPFDPVASAKAEELGVEVAIMNGKKLENFERYLVGEKFEGTVIAQ, encoded by the coding sequence ATGCTAGATACTTCACCGAATGAGTTGCGAATAATTTCCCTCGGCGGCTCGCTCGTCGTGCCGCAGGGTGTTGGCATTGATTTGGGGTTTCTCCACGAGTTCAAACGCTCCCTCGAGCGCGCGATTGCCCGAGGGCAGCGGTTTGCGGTGGTCGTCGGCGGTGGGAGCGTTGCGCGCGAGTACCAGAGCGCGGCGCGCGAGCTCTCCGAACTCTCGGACGAGGACGCCGATTGGCTCGGCATTCACGCAACGCGGCTCAACGCCCACCTTCTGCGTACGATTTTTAAGGACGTGGCGCACCCGAGAGTGTTTTCTTCCGAGGGTGATATTGTCGCGGTTGCGGAGCCGCTTACGATCGGTGCCGGGTGGCGGCCCGGGTGGAGCACGGACTACGTTGCGGTCGCGATTGCAGCGAAACTTGGCGCTCGGCGCATCGCAAATCTCTCGAACACCGACTATGTGTATGAGCGCGATCCGCGCGAGGACCCGACAGCAAAAAAACTTGCGCGTATCTCATGGCACGAGTACCGGCTTCTCATCCCGCGCGAGTGGCGCCCCGGTCTCAACACGCCATTCGACCCCGTGGCCTCGGCGAAAGCGGAGGAGCTCGGAGTTGAAGTGGCGATCATGAACGGAAAGAAACTTGAGAATTTTGAGCGGTATCTTGTGGGGGAGAAGTTCGAAGGCACCGTTATTGCGCAGTGA
- a CDS encoding Ig-like domain-containing protein, translating into MKFRMRVGFIIIPLALAALALLFFHTSLLPLTHADSTHNLTGWAWSEADDDNDDVVDGGFGWISFNCTNDPFVCASTNYGVHLDINTDVLSGYAWGGTGDPGPSPAGIGWIDFNPQPGCPLAPCEARANRVTGAITGWARALSFGGGWDGWISLNCLSEPGGCTGSNNHGVTVEVLEVRGGKIQGFAWGGDDTDGNGSIDGGPGWIEFTDVTFNDTFNDPPVAVADNCFANESIVALSTDLDVLANCGAQPPTPDSDPDGDPITIVSVTQPANGTVTIISGGALLRYTPSASPRFFSLPEETFTYTIRDSRDGEATAPVTLFVYQCGDAIRQLAEKCDTEDFGPSTCQSEGFIGGQLTCTALCIIDTAQCVTTPTFDFREF; encoded by the coding sequence ATGAAATTTCGCATGCGCGTCGGCTTCATCATCATCCCTCTCGCGCTCGCCGCGCTTGCGCTGCTATTTTTCCACACATCGCTGCTGCCCCTCACCCACGCCGACAGCACGCACAACCTCACGGGTTGGGCATGGAGCGAAGCGGATGATGATAACGACGACGTCGTTGACGGCGGCTTCGGCTGGATCAGCTTCAACTGCACGAATGATCCGTTCGTCTGCGCAAGCACCAATTACGGCGTGCACCTTGACATCAATACCGACGTTCTCTCCGGCTACGCATGGGGAGGAACAGGCGACCCGGGCCCCTCGCCTGCAGGCATCGGCTGGATTGACTTCAACCCACAGCCCGGCTGCCCGCTCGCGCCCTGTGAGGCGCGCGCAAACAGAGTCACCGGCGCCATTACCGGCTGGGCGCGGGCGCTCTCCTTCGGCGGCGGTTGGGACGGATGGATCAGTCTCAATTGCTTGTCAGAACCGGGCGGCTGCACGGGCTCAAACAATCATGGCGTCACCGTCGAAGTGCTCGAGGTGCGCGGCGGCAAAATCCAGGGGTTTGCGTGGGGAGGCGACGATACGGACGGCAATGGCTCCATAGATGGCGGCCCGGGCTGGATCGAGTTTACCGACGTCACGTTCAACGATACGTTCAACGATCCGCCCGTCGCCGTGGCGGATAACTGCTTCGCAAATGAAAGCATTGTCGCGCTTTCCACAGACCTCGACGTACTTGCAAACTGCGGAGCGCAACCCCCAACCCCGGACTCCGATCCGGACGGCGACCCCATCACCATCGTGTCGGTAACACAACCCGCAAACGGCACCGTTACCATAATCAGCGGCGGTGCCTTACTCCGCTACACACCAAGTGCAAGCCCCAGATTTTTTAGCCTCCCCGAAGAAACCTTCACCTACACCATTCGAGATAGCCGGGACGGTGAGGCAACCGCGCCTGTCACACTCTTTGTTTACCAGTGTGGGGATGCCATCCGGCAACTCGCCGAGAAGTGCGACACTGAAGATTTCGGTCCCTCGACCTGCCAGAGCGAAGGTTTCATCGGCGGCCAACTCACCTGTACTGCCCTTTGTATAATCGATACCGCGCAGTGTGTGACCACGCCGACATTTGATTTCCGAGAATTTTAG
- the map gene encoding type I methionyl aminopeptidase, protein MSLIKTPEEIALMRAAGKRLAFVLHEVTTAALPGVSARELDSSAERLIRAGGDRPAFLDYTPGGARRPYPATLCVSVNDEVVHGIPNEREKILREGDIVGFDLGLEHGGFFADMAVTIGVGGIDEPGRRLIEATRGALDAGIAVARAGSHIGDIGFAVARFVRKGGFGLVTELGGHSIGRSLHELPFVPNSATRGSGALLASGMTICIEPMLCEGSGAVRLDSDGYTFRTRDGRRSAHFEHTILITDGGAEILTAP, encoded by the coding sequence ATGTCTCTCATCAAAACTCCAGAGGAAATCGCCCTCATGCGCGCTGCTGGTAAGCGGCTTGCATTCGTGTTGCACGAGGTCACTACTGCAGCGCTGCCGGGGGTTTCCGCGCGCGAGCTCGACTCCTCTGCGGAGCGTCTGATCCGCGCAGGCGGCGATCGGCCTGCATTTCTCGACTATACACCCGGCGGTGCGCGACGGCCGTACCCGGCGACGCTTTGTGTTTCCGTGAACGACGAAGTCGTGCACGGCATTCCGAACGAGCGCGAGAAAATACTCCGCGAGGGCGACATCGTCGGTTTCGATCTCGGGCTTGAACACGGGGGATTTTTCGCCGACATGGCGGTGACGATCGGCGTCGGCGGGATTGACGAGCCGGGCCGACGGCTCATCGAGGCGACGCGTGGCGCGCTTGATGCGGGGATCGCCGTAGCGCGCGCAGGCAGCCACATTGGCGACATAGGTTTCGCTGTCGCGCGGTTCGTGCGTAAAGGTGGTTTTGGCCTCGTGACGGAGCTCGGTGGACACTCGATCGGCCGCTCTCTCCACGAACTCCCGTTCGTGCCAAACAGTGCGACGCGCGGCTCAGGCGCTCTACTTGCGAGCGGCATGACGATCTGTATTGAGCCGATGCTCTGTGAGGGAAGTGGCGCAGTACGGCTTGATTCGGACGGCTACACCTTCCGTACCCGAGACGGCCGCCGCAGCGCGCACTTTGAGCACACGATATTGATCACTGATGGAGGGGCGGAGATACTCACAGCGCCGTGA
- a CDS encoding DUF87 domain-containing protein, translating to MDLSPNRTLERRSERHEDELSELRVRLAQAELAAERARGERLSHETRERLASEELTRHREEQEAHGAASPAETAAIVLDLAPESHDSQVGLLLGVARDQSVGVALSAAHKLGNPHIEDDFHRALVEYIREGYPAEGVRERDRLWKVLHMTLYEILLPELPQGGEARERGLKGVLSSMEQFYSGMRSLAEGARGGDIYALELALPNVGDEVSFYVAVPSARRDLFEKQLLAVFPRAEIIPQHNDYNIFNERGAHAAVVAAFGARPALPLRLYESFDYDPLNVIANAFSKIERAGEGAALQFLVRPSGGERYQRHFRTILKNVREGMLLAEALETPESILGEFAASVRDFVFQRKKSKREEEDRKQKPPSVDQAGVELLERKVATPLVEAAIRIVASAGDEPRARAILDELVAAFHQFEDPQGNRLRFSRLSRGALSAGLRSFSFRETGAAPLLPLSLRELTTLFHFPVAGELATPQVRFSRARAGAAPALASFRDTSRAVSAPAAASSAYSDRVVRDATSGATSAARQSEGVALGVNRFRGAETRVSIAPEDRLRHLYVIGQTGTGKSTLLRNMIVEDIAAGEGVCMIDPHGSDVAEVLAAVPRERYGDVIYFDPGYSARPMALNMLEYDSRHPEQKTFVVNELLGIFRKLFGAVPESMGPAFEQYFRNSALLVMEDPASGNTLVDVARVLSDKRFRERKLAQNRNPLIAQFWENAERTTGEQALANFAQYVTNKFDVFLSNDVMRPIIAQQHSAFSFRDVMDGRKVLLVNLAKGRLGDINAHLIGLVLVGKILMAALSRVDTPGLALPPFYLYLDEFQNITTDSIAVILSEARKYGLGLTIAHQFIGQLSENIRDAVFGNVGSLVAFRVGADDAEVLEKQFAPDFRAHDLMNIENRNAYVRLLSHGRPTKPFTIETEPPESGEPLQVEDLKLRSYTRYGRPREEVENEILERYRA from the coding sequence ATGGATCTTTCTCCCAACCGGACTCTCGAGCGGCGTTCTGAGAGGCATGAGGACGAGCTCTCGGAGCTTCGAGTGCGTCTTGCCCAGGCTGAGCTCGCGGCTGAGCGCGCGCGCGGGGAGCGGCTGTCTCACGAGACCCGGGAGCGCCTCGCGAGCGAGGAACTTACAAGACACCGCGAGGAGCAAGAGGCGCACGGCGCGGCGAGCCCGGCCGAGACGGCGGCGATCGTGCTTGACCTCGCGCCGGAGAGTCATGATAGTCAGGTCGGGCTCCTCCTTGGCGTCGCACGAGATCAGAGTGTCGGCGTGGCGCTTTCCGCCGCGCACAAGCTCGGCAATCCCCACATCGAGGACGATTTTCACCGCGCGCTCGTCGAGTATATCCGCGAGGGCTATCCCGCCGAGGGAGTGCGCGAGCGGGATCGGCTTTGGAAAGTGCTCCACATGACGCTCTACGAGATTCTCTTGCCGGAATTGCCGCAGGGAGGCGAGGCGCGCGAGCGCGGTCTCAAAGGGGTGCTCTCTTCGATGGAGCAGTTTTACTCCGGGATGCGCTCGCTTGCCGAGGGAGCGCGGGGAGGGGACATATACGCGCTCGAACTTGCGCTCCCAAACGTCGGGGACGAGGTGAGCTTCTACGTCGCGGTGCCGAGCGCGCGGCGCGACCTCTTTGAAAAGCAGCTGCTTGCCGTCTTCCCGCGCGCCGAGATCATTCCGCAGCACAACGACTACAACATTTTCAATGAGCGCGGAGCGCATGCGGCGGTGGTCGCGGCGTTTGGTGCGCGGCCGGCCTTGCCGCTCCGGCTTTACGAGAGCTTCGACTATGATCCTCTCAATGTCATCGCGAATGCGTTTTCAAAAATAGAACGCGCGGGCGAGGGCGCGGCGCTTCAGTTCCTGGTTCGCCCCTCGGGCGGCGAGCGCTACCAGCGGCACTTTCGCACCATACTGAAGAACGTGCGTGAAGGGATGCTGCTCGCGGAAGCGCTCGAAACCCCGGAGAGCATACTTGGCGAGTTCGCGGCGAGCGTGCGGGATTTTGTTTTCCAGCGAAAAAAATCGAAACGCGAGGAAGAAGACAGAAAACAAAAACCGCCGAGCGTAGACCAGGCAGGAGTGGAACTCCTCGAGCGCAAGGTGGCGACTCCTCTCGTCGAGGCCGCAATCCGCATCGTCGCGTCGGCTGGAGACGAGCCCCGGGCCCGGGCGATCCTCGACGAACTTGTCGCCGCGTTCCACCAGTTTGAGGACCCGCAGGGGAACCGCCTGCGCTTCTCTCGTCTCTCGCGCGGCGCGCTCTCTGCCGGCCTTCGCTCCTTCAGTTTTCGCGAGACCGGCGCCGCACCTCTGCTCCCGCTCTCGCTCCGCGAGCTCACTACGCTCTTTCATTTCCCGGTCGCAGGAGAGCTCGCGACGCCGCAGGTGAGGTTCTCACGCGCTCGAGCCGGCGCGGCGCCCGCGCTCGCCTCGTTTAGAGATACATCCCGAGCGGTGAGCGCCCCTGCCGCGGCAAGCTCCGCTTATAGCGATCGCGTCGTACGCGACGCGACTTCGGGTGCGACGAGCGCAGCTCGGCAGAGCGAGGGGGTGGCGCTCGGCGTGAACCGCTTTCGTGGCGCCGAGACTCGCGTCTCGATCGCGCCGGAGGACCGGTTGCGGCATCTCTATGTGATCGGCCAGACCGGGACGGGCAAGTCGACGCTCCTGCGGAACATGATCGTCGAGGACATCGCCGCGGGCGAAGGCGTGTGCATGATAGATCCGCACGGCTCGGATGTCGCGGAAGTGCTTGCGGCCGTGCCGCGCGAGCGCTACGGTGACGTGATTTACTTTGACCCGGGCTATAGCGCGCGTCCGATGGCGCTCAATATGCTCGAGTATGACTCGAGGCACCCGGAGCAAAAAACGTTCGTCGTGAACGAGCTCCTCGGCATTTTCCGCAAGCTCTTCGGCGCAGTCCCCGAGTCGATGGGGCCAGCGTTCGAGCAGTACTTCCGCAACAGTGCGCTTCTCGTGATGGAGGATCCCGCCTCCGGCAACACCCTCGTTGATGTCGCGCGCGTCTTATCCGACAAGCGTTTTCGCGAGCGGAAACTCGCGCAGAACCGCAACCCCCTCATCGCGCAGTTCTGGGAGAATGCCGAGCGCACGACCGGCGAGCAGGCGCTCGCGAACTTCGCGCAGTACGTGACCAACAAGTTCGACGTCTTCCTCTCGAATGACGTCATGCGTCCGATCATCGCGCAGCAGCATTCGGCGTTTTCGTTCCGCGACGTGATGGACGGGCGGAAAGTGCTGCTCGTCAATCTCGCTAAGGGGCGGCTCGGGGATATCAACGCGCACCTCATCGGGCTTGTTCTCGTGGGGAAAATCTTGATGGCTGCGCTCTCGCGGGTTGACACCCCCGGGCTCGCGCTCCCGCCGTTTTACCTCTATCTTGACGAGTTTCAAAACATTACGACCGACTCGATTGCGGTGATCCTCTCCGAGGCGCGCAAGTACGGCCTCGGACTCACGATCGCGCACCAGTTTATCGGCCAGCTCTCGGAGAACATCCGCGACGCGGTCTTCGGCAATGTCGGTTCACTCGTCGCGTTCCGCGTCGGCGCGGACGACGCCGAGGTGCTCGAGAAGCAGTTCGCGCCGGACTTCCGGGCGCACGACCTGATGAATATCGAAAACCGAAACGCGTACGTGCGCCTGCTCTCGCACGGCCGTCCGACGAAGCCTTTCACGATTGAGACTGAGCCGCCGGAGAGCGGCGAGCCACTACAGGTTGAAGACTTGAAGCTCCGGTCTTATACCCGCTACGGCCGTCCGCGGGAGGAAGTGGAGAACGAAATCTTAGAGCGATATCGAGCGTAA
- a CDS encoding AAA family ATPase, whose protein sequence is MFIVGITGTLGAGKGTVVDYLVREKGFVHASVSEFLAVETKRRGIEPDRIARHNLANEYRAQGPTVLMEAVYQSVPQGVERVVLEPQHTVSEVRFMQSRGGVVFAVDADLETRYNRIRERGSLKDNVSFDEFAAIQKLEMASDDPNKNNLGAAIEAADFHVTNDGTLEELYTQIEQVLAKIHFSKHDVRV, encoded by the coding sequence ATGTTCATCGTCGGTATTACCGGAACGCTCGGCGCGGGGAAGGGCACGGTGGTTGATTACCTCGTGCGGGAGAAGGGGTTCGTCCACGCATCTGTTTCTGAATTTCTTGCGGTGGAGACAAAGCGTCGCGGCATCGAGCCGGACAGGATTGCCCGACACAACCTCGCAAACGAATATCGAGCACAAGGGCCGACGGTGCTCATGGAGGCCGTGTATCAATCGGTTCCTCAGGGAGTCGAGAGGGTCGTACTCGAGCCGCAACACACCGTCTCCGAGGTGCGGTTTATGCAGAGCCGAGGAGGCGTGGTGTTCGCAGTTGATGCGGACCTCGAGACTCGCTATAACCGCATACGAGAGCGTGGGAGTCTTAAAGATAACGTATCATTTGATGAGTTTGCTGCGATTCAGAAGCTCGAAATGGCTTCGGATGATCCGAACAAGAACAATCTTGGCGCGGCTATCGAGGCAGCTGATTTTCATGTTACAAACGACGGGACGCTGGAGGAGCTCTATACGCAGATCGAGCAGGTACTGGCAAAAATTCATTTCTCCAAACACGACGTGCGTGTTTGA